The proteins below are encoded in one region of Streptomyces sp. NBC_00490:
- a CDS encoding 2-hydroxy-3-oxopropionate reductase — MSTLPKIAWIGLGIMGSPMSENLVKAGYDVTGFTLEQDKLDRLAAAGGRAAGSIAEAVKDADVVITMVPASPQVEAIAYGPDGILENARPGALVIDMSSITPQTSVDLAKAAKDKGIRVLDAPVSGGEAGAIEAVLSIMVGGEQADFDTAKPILDALGKTIVLCGPHGSGQTVKAANQLIVAVNIQACAEAVVFLEKSGVDLKAALDVLNGGLAGSTVLTRKKDNFLSRDFKPGFRIDLHHKDMGIVTDAARNVGAALPVGAVVAQLVASLRAQGDGGLDHSALLRAVERLSGAQV; from the coding sequence ATGAGCACTCTTCCCAAGATCGCCTGGATCGGCCTCGGCATCATGGGCTCCCCCATGTCCGAGAACCTGGTCAAGGCGGGCTACGACGTCACCGGCTTCACCCTGGAGCAGGACAAGCTGGACCGCCTGGCCGCCGCCGGAGGCAGGGCCGCCGGTTCGATCGCCGAGGCCGTCAAGGACGCCGACGTGGTCATCACGATGGTGCCGGCCTCCCCGCAGGTCGAGGCCATCGCCTACGGCCCCGACGGCATCCTCGAGAACGCCCGGCCGGGCGCCCTGGTGATCGACATGTCCTCGATCACCCCGCAGACCTCGGTCGACCTGGCGAAGGCGGCGAAGGACAAGGGCATCCGCGTCCTGGACGCCCCGGTGTCCGGCGGCGAGGCCGGCGCGATCGAGGCCGTGCTGTCCATCATGGTCGGCGGCGAGCAGGCCGACTTCGACACCGCGAAGCCGATTCTCGACGCCCTCGGCAAGACCATCGTGCTGTGCGGTCCGCACGGCTCGGGCCAGACCGTGAAGGCCGCCAACCAGCTGATCGTCGCCGTGAACATCCAGGCGTGCGCGGAGGCCGTGGTCTTCCTGGAGAAGTCCGGCGTGGACCTGAAGGCCGCGCTGGACGTCCTGAACGGCGGACTCGCGGGTTCGACCGTGCTGACCCGCAAGAAGGACAACTTCCTCAGCCGCGACTTCAAGCCGGGCTTCCGCATCGACCTGCACCACAAGGACATGGGCATCGTCACCGACGCCGCCCGCAACGTCGGCGCGGCCCTGCCCGTCGGCGCGGTCGTCGCCCAGCTGGTCGCCTCGCTGCGTGCGCAGGGCGACGGCGGACTGGACCACTCCGCACTGCTCCGGGCCGTGGAGCGCCTCTCCGGCGCCCAGGTCTGA
- a CDS encoding TIM barrel protein — MGFAEQRFNVNLSILFTELPLLERPAAAAAAGFTAVELWWPWIDSPTPEQSELDALKRAIEDAGVQLTGLNFYAGRLPGPDRGALSLPGEESERFRANIDVATDFAESLGCKALNALYGNRVEGVDPAEQDALALENLVLAAQAADRIGAILLIEALNKPESPLYPLVSAPAAAGIVAKVNEATGLDNARFLMDLYHLSMNGEDLPSVIEEFASVTGHVQIADNPGRGAPGTGTLPLEELLDQLRKAGYEGHVGLEYKPGDRPSAEAFDWLPAEARAAR; from the coding sequence ATGGGATTCGCAGAGCAGCGCTTCAACGTCAACCTGTCGATCCTCTTCACGGAACTCCCGCTCCTGGAGCGCCCCGCGGCCGCCGCCGCGGCGGGCTTCACCGCGGTCGAGCTGTGGTGGCCCTGGATCGACTCCCCCACTCCCGAGCAGTCCGAGCTCGACGCCCTGAAGAGGGCGATCGAGGACGCGGGCGTCCAGCTCACGGGGCTGAACTTCTACGCCGGGCGGCTGCCGGGCCCGGACCGCGGCGCCCTGTCGCTGCCGGGCGAGGAGTCGGAGCGGTTCCGCGCCAACATCGACGTGGCCACGGACTTCGCCGAGTCCCTGGGCTGCAAGGCCCTCAACGCCCTGTACGGCAACCGCGTCGAGGGCGTGGACCCGGCCGAGCAGGACGCGCTCGCGCTGGAGAACCTGGTCCTCGCGGCGCAAGCGGCCGACCGGATCGGCGCGATCCTGCTGATCGAGGCGCTGAACAAGCCCGAGTCGCCGCTGTACCCGCTGGTGTCGGCGCCGGCCGCGGCCGGGATCGTCGCCAAGGTCAACGAGGCGACGGGACTGGACAACGCGCGCTTCCTCATGGACCTCTACCACCTGTCCATGAACGGCGAGGACCTGCCGTCGGTGATCGAGGAGTTCGCCTCGGTCACCGGCCATGTGCAGATCGCCGACAACCCCGGTCGCGGCGCCCCGGGCACGGGGACGCTGCCACTGGAGGAGCTGCTCGACCAGCTGAGGAAGGCCGGTTACGAGGGCCATGTCGGCCTGGAGTACAAGCCGGGCGACCGTCCGAGCGCCGAGGCCTTCGACTGGCTGCCCGCCGAGGCCCGCGCGGCCCGTTGA
- a CDS encoding helix-turn-helix domain-containing protein, with translation MTGTGDEPFITAVKPLVDAMGGEMVPPDEAGPDDVVLSWAGSDVVAVRLPQLADSLDHILAAMERKQGKPLADLDRKAKQEVVRILEARGAFSVRHGVETVASALGVSRFTVYNYLNRDKGV, from the coding sequence GTGACCGGCACGGGCGACGAGCCCTTCATCACGGCGGTGAAGCCGCTGGTCGACGCCATGGGCGGGGAGATGGTCCCGCCGGACGAGGCCGGCCCCGACGACGTGGTGCTCAGCTGGGCGGGCTCCGACGTGGTCGCCGTACGCCTGCCGCAGCTCGCGGACTCCCTCGATCACATCCTCGCCGCCATGGAGCGCAAGCAGGGCAAGCCGCTGGCCGACCTGGACCGCAAGGCCAAGCAGGAGGTCGTACGGATACTCGAGGCGCGTGGCGCCTTCTCCGTACGGCATGGCGTGGAGACCGTGGCGAGCGCGCTCGGGGTGAGCCGCTTCACGGTCTACAACTACCTCAATCGCGACAAAGGCGTCTGA
- the uraD gene encoding 2-oxo-4-hydroxy-4-carboxy-5-ureidoimidazoline decarboxylase, with translation MTSTSTPPGLTRFNALEEHAAFAALHEACASMAWARRLLAARPYPTVDALYAASDAAMAELTAADLEEAMAGHPPIGRPKDGDPTSAREQRGMSGASEDLKAEMLELNLAYQDRFGHVFLICATGRTGEQMRDAVKERIGNSPEQEREIVRTELGKINRIRLARLVEED, from the coding sequence GTGACTTCGACTTCCACGCCGCCGGGCCTTACCCGGTTCAACGCTCTCGAGGAGCACGCGGCGTTCGCCGCTCTCCACGAGGCGTGCGCCTCCATGGCATGGGCGCGACGGCTGCTCGCCGCCCGCCCGTATCCCACCGTCGACGCCCTCTACGCCGCCAGTGACGCCGCCATGGCCGAGCTGACCGCGGCGGACCTGGAGGAGGCGATGGCCGGGCACCCGCCCATCGGCCGCCCCAAGGACGGCGACCCGACCTCGGCGCGGGAGCAGCGCGGCATGTCCGGCGCCTCCGAGGACCTCAAGGCGGAGATGCTGGAACTGAACCTGGCCTACCAGGACCGGTTCGGCCATGTCTTCCTCATCTGCGCCACCGGCCGGACCGGCGAGCAGATGCGCGACGCGGTCAAGGAACGGATCGGGAACTCGCCGGAGCAGGAGCGGGAGATCGTCCGCACCGAGCTGGGCAAGATCAACCGTATCCGGCTCGCCCGACTCGTCGAAGAGGACTGA
- the uraH gene encoding hydroxyisourate hydrolase: protein MSTSTTASVSTHILDTSLGRPAQGVAIQLSARAGRDARWQPLGGSATDADGRCKDLPALPEGTTHVRLDFAVEAYFEKKQADAQQDAPASRDSGAVFFPEVAITFAVEPGEHYHVPLLLNPFGYSVYRGS, encoded by the coding sequence ATGAGCACCAGCACCACCGCCTCGGTGTCCACGCACATCCTGGACACCAGCCTCGGCCGCCCCGCGCAGGGTGTCGCCATCCAGCTCTCGGCCCGCGCGGGCCGGGACGCCCGGTGGCAGCCGCTCGGCGGTTCGGCGACCGACGCGGACGGGCGGTGCAAGGACCTCCCGGCCCTGCCGGAGGGGACCACCCACGTACGGCTCGACTTCGCCGTCGAGGCGTACTTCGAAAAGAAGCAAGCCGATGCGCAGCAGGACGCCCCCGCGAGTCGGGACAGCGGTGCCGTGTTCTTCCCCGAGGTGGCGATCACCTTCGCCGTCGAGCCCGGGGAGCACTACCACGTACCGCTGCTGCTCAACCCGTTCGGCTACTCCGTTTACCGAGGGAGCTAG
- the pucL gene encoding factor-independent urate hydroxylase: MPTILGQNQYGKAENRVVKITRDGATHHIKDLNVSVALSGDMDEVHYSGSNANVLPTDTTKNTVYAFAKEHGIESAEQFGIHLARHFVTSQEPIKVARIRIEEYAWERIAASDANSQFIGADEVKHSFVRKNQETRVTQITYDGEKWEVVSGLKDLVVMNSTNSEFWGYVKDKYTTLPEAYDRILATQVSARWRFNWTDDEQRMPNWEKSYEQVRKHMLQAFAETYSLSLQQTLYQMGSRIINNRSEIDEVRFSLPNKHHFLVDLEPFGLKNDNEVYFAADRPYGLIEATVLRDGCEPKIPVDLTNL; this comes from the coding sequence ATGCCCACGATCCTGGGACAGAACCAGTACGGCAAGGCCGAGAACCGAGTCGTAAAGATCACGCGGGACGGCGCCACCCACCACATCAAGGACCTCAACGTCTCGGTCGCGCTCTCCGGCGACATGGACGAGGTCCACTACTCCGGCTCGAACGCCAACGTCCTGCCGACCGACACCACCAAGAACACGGTGTACGCGTTCGCCAAGGAGCACGGCATCGAGTCCGCCGAGCAGTTCGGCATCCACCTCGCGCGGCACTTCGTGACCTCGCAGGAACCGATCAAGGTCGCACGGATCCGCATCGAGGAGTACGCGTGGGAGCGGATCGCCGCCTCCGACGCCAACTCGCAGTTCATCGGCGCGGACGAGGTCAAGCACTCCTTCGTCCGCAAGAACCAGGAGACCCGGGTCACGCAGATCACCTACGACGGTGAGAAGTGGGAGGTCGTCTCCGGCCTCAAGGACCTGGTGGTGATGAACTCGACCAACTCCGAATTCTGGGGCTACGTCAAGGACAAGTACACGACCCTGCCCGAGGCGTACGACCGCATCCTGGCCACCCAGGTCTCCGCCCGCTGGCGCTTCAACTGGACCGACGACGAGCAGCGGATGCCCAACTGGGAGAAGTCCTACGAGCAGGTGCGCAAGCACATGCTCCAGGCCTTCGCCGAGACCTACTCGCTCTCGCTCCAGCAGACCCTCTACCAAATGGGTTCGCGGATCATCAACAACCGCAGCGAGATCGACGAGGTGCGCTTCTCGCTCCCGAACAAGCACCACTTCCTGGTGGACCTGGAGCCGTTCGGGCTCAAGAACGACAACGAGGTGTACTTCGCCGCCGACCGGCCCTACGGCCTGATCGAGGCGACCGTCCTGCGGGACGGCTGTGAGCCGAAGATCCCGGTGGACCTCACCAACCTCTGA
- a CDS encoding 8-oxoguanine deaminase: MAAAQRIVIENCSIATVDADDTEYASGHVVIAGNRIEALGAGRAPEGLENVVRRIDATGHLVTPGLVNTHHHFYQWITRGLATDHNLFNWLVALYPTWARIDEPMVRAAAQGSLAMMARGGVTTAMDHHYVFPEDSGDLSGAIIGAAREMGVRFTLARGSMDRSEKDGGLPPDFAVETLDGALAATEATVKEHHDSSFDAMTQVAVAPCSPFSVSTELLREGAELARRLGVRLHTHGSETVEEEQFCKELFGMGPTDYFESTGWLGEDVWMAHCVHMNDSDIAAFARTKTGVAHCPSSNARLAAGIARVPDMLKAGVPVGLGVDGTASNESGELHTELRNALLINRLGAHREAALNARQALRLGTFGGAQVLGRASQTGSLEPGKLADLVLWKLDTLAHASIADPVTALVFGAAAPVTASFVNGRQIVENNRLLHVDEDAIARSTREQAQRLAKIAGH; the protein is encoded by the coding sequence ATGGCAGCAGCCCAGCGCATCGTCATCGAGAACTGTTCGATCGCGACCGTCGACGCCGACGACACGGAATACGCGAGCGGTCACGTCGTCATCGCCGGCAACCGCATCGAGGCGCTCGGCGCGGGCAGGGCACCCGAGGGCCTGGAGAACGTCGTCCGCAGGATCGACGCCACCGGCCACCTGGTGACCCCCGGTCTGGTCAACACCCACCACCACTTCTACCAGTGGATCACCCGGGGCCTGGCCACCGACCACAACCTCTTCAACTGGCTCGTCGCGCTGTACCCGACCTGGGCGCGCATCGACGAGCCGATGGTCCGGGCCGCTGCCCAGGGCTCCCTCGCGATGATGGCCCGCGGCGGCGTCACCACCGCCATGGACCACCACTACGTCTTCCCGGAGGACTCCGGCGACCTGTCCGGCGCGATCATCGGCGCAGCGCGTGAGATGGGCGTCCGCTTCACCCTCGCCCGCGGCTCCATGGACCGCAGCGAGAAGGACGGCGGCCTGCCCCCGGACTTCGCCGTCGAGACCCTCGACGGTGCCCTCGCCGCGACCGAGGCGACCGTGAAGGAGCACCACGACTCCTCCTTCGACGCCATGACCCAGGTCGCCGTGGCCCCCTGCTCGCCGTTCTCCGTCTCCACCGAACTCCTGCGCGAGGGCGCCGAGTTGGCACGCCGTCTCGGGGTGCGTCTGCACACCCACGGTTCGGAGACCGTCGAGGAGGAGCAGTTCTGCAAGGAATTGTTCGGCATGGGTCCCACCGACTACTTCGAGTCCACCGGCTGGCTCGGCGAGGACGTGTGGATGGCGCACTGCGTCCACATGAACGACTCCGACATCGCCGCGTTCGCCCGGACGAAGACGGGAGTGGCCCACTGCCCCTCGTCCAACGCCCGGCTGGCCGCCGGTATCGCACGGGTCCCGGACATGCTGAAGGCCGGCGTCCCGGTCGGCCTCGGTGTCGACGGCACCGCCTCCAACGAGTCGGGCGAACTGCACACCGAACTGCGCAACGCGCTGCTCATCAACCGCCTCGGAGCCCACCGCGAGGCCGCCCTGAACGCCCGCCAGGCCCTGCGCCTGGGCACGTTCGGCGGCGCCCAGGTCCTGGGCCGCGCGAGCCAGACAGGTTCCCTGGAGCCGGGCAAGCTCGCCGACCTGGTGCTGTGGAAGCTGGACACCCTCGCCCACGCCTCCATCGCCGACCCGGTCACGGCACTGGTCTTCGGCGCGGCCGCCCCGGTCACGGCCTCCTTCGTCAACGGCCGCCAGATCGTCGAGAACAACCGTCTGCTGCACGTCGACGAGGACGCGATCGCGCGCTCCACGCGGGAGCAGGCACAGCGCCTGGCGAAGATCGCCGGTCACTGA
- a CDS encoding nucleobase:cation symporter-2 family protein, whose translation MTAHPVDEKLPALKMATTGLQHVAAMYAGVVAPPLIVGAAIGLSGTELTFLTGACLFTAGLATFLQTLGIWKIGARLPFVNGVTFAGVAPMTAIVASTDDKSDALPVIFGAVIVAGVLGFIAAPFFSKAVRFFPPVVTGTVITLIGVSLLPVAFGWAQGPDPAADDYGSTTYLGLAGATLVIVLLLRRFTRGFVKQIAVLLGLVIGTLVAIPFGVTDFGPVADADVVGFPTPFHFGAPQFQIAAIVSMIVVMVVSMTESTADMLALGEIVDRPADEKTIAAGLRADTLGSAISPLFNGFMCSAFAQNIGLVAMTKIRSRYVVATGGAFLVLMGLCPMAASLIAVVPRPVLGGAGVVLFGSVAASGIQTLVRAGLDKDNNVLIVAVSLAVGIIPITAPEFYHAFPETAKIVLDSGISTGCVAAVVLNLVFNHLGRQRDAQDVTHPMEAGEEIAAAH comes from the coding sequence GTGACCGCTCACCCCGTCGACGAAAAGCTCCCCGCACTCAAAATGGCCACCACGGGCCTCCAACACGTGGCCGCCATGTACGCGGGAGTCGTCGCCCCGCCCCTGATCGTCGGCGCGGCCATCGGCCTGTCCGGCACCGAACTCACCTTCCTGACCGGCGCCTGTCTGTTCACCGCCGGCCTAGCCACGTTCCTCCAGACCCTCGGGATCTGGAAGATCGGCGCCCGCCTGCCCTTCGTCAACGGGGTCACCTTCGCCGGCGTCGCCCCGATGACCGCGATCGTCGCGTCCACCGACGACAAGTCCGACGCCCTGCCGGTCATCTTCGGCGCGGTCATCGTCGCCGGTGTGCTGGGCTTCATAGCGGCCCCCTTCTTCAGCAAGGCGGTCCGGTTCTTCCCGCCGGTTGTCACGGGAACGGTCATCACGCTCATCGGCGTGTCCCTGCTGCCGGTCGCCTTCGGCTGGGCGCAGGGGCCCGACCCCGCCGCTGACGACTACGGTTCGACGACCTATCTGGGCCTGGCGGGCGCGACGCTGGTGATCGTGCTCCTTCTGCGCCGCTTCACCCGCGGGTTCGTCAAGCAGATCGCCGTCCTGCTCGGCCTGGTGATCGGCACCCTGGTCGCGATCCCCTTCGGGGTCACCGACTTCGGCCCGGTCGCGGACGCGGACGTGGTCGGCTTCCCGACGCCGTTCCACTTCGGCGCCCCGCAGTTCCAGATCGCCGCGATCGTGTCGATGATCGTGGTGATGGTGGTCTCGATGACCGAATCGACCGCCGACATGCTGGCGTTGGGCGAGATCGTGGACCGCCCGGCCGACGAGAAGACCATCGCGGCGGGCCTGCGCGCCGACACCCTCGGCTCGGCGATCAGCCCGCTCTTCAACGGCTTCATGTGCAGCGCCTTCGCCCAGAACATCGGCCTGGTCGCGATGACGAAGATCCGCAGCCGGTACGTCGTCGCCACCGGCGGTGCCTTCCTGGTGCTGATGGGCCTGTGCCCGATGGCCGCCTCGCTCATCGCCGTCGTACCCCGTCCGGTGCTCGGCGGCGCGGGCGTGGTGCTGTTCGGCTCGGTCGCGGCGAGCGGCATCCAGACCCTGGTCCGGGCCGGTCTGGACAAGGACAACAACGTCCTGATCGTGGCCGTCTCACTGGCCGTCGGGATCATCCCGATCACGGCGCCGGAGTTCTACCACGCGTTCCCCGAGACGGCGAAGATCGTCCTCGACTCGGGGATCTCGACGGGCTGTGTGGCCGCGGTGGTGCTCAACCTGGTCTTCAACCACCTCGGCAGGCAGCGCGACGCGCAGGACGTCACGCACCCGATGGAAGCTGGGGAGGAGATCGCGGCGGCGCACTGA
- a CDS encoding AraC family transcriptional regulator, whose translation MTNSRAEQALSLPEALRPWITGISTVAALGPPEESFVHLPDVGTKIVVRVAVTGHRDVIAVGPRVRASYHEGKALASCLEMRLAPGTAHPLLGVPAVELVGKVVTLDELPAGTARELGRDLRWLAPEQTAAHLADVLPDRLTRTSDRAELVRAGVDAMSVRIGRAPGQVSQVARELAVSERQLRNLFAEGVGLSPKHYARINRVHAVLTHATTAPWAELATATGYYDQSHMTSDFRDLMGVPPRSYFTGRLPAATPCQANPRPLKP comes from the coding sequence GTGACGAACTCCCGTGCAGAGCAGGCCCTTTCGCTGCCCGAGGCCCTGCGTCCCTGGATCACCGGGATCAGCACCGTGGCCGCCCTCGGCCCGCCCGAGGAGTCGTTCGTCCATCTCCCGGACGTCGGCACGAAGATCGTCGTACGCGTGGCAGTGACCGGGCACCGTGACGTCATCGCCGTCGGTCCTCGGGTCCGGGCCTCCTACCACGAAGGCAAGGCCCTGGCCTCCTGCCTGGAGATGCGCCTCGCTCCCGGAACGGCCCACCCCCTGCTGGGCGTTCCGGCGGTCGAACTGGTGGGGAAGGTCGTCACGCTGGACGAACTGCCGGCCGGCACGGCACGCGAACTCGGCCGTGACCTGCGATGGCTGGCCCCCGAGCAGACGGCGGCGCATCTGGCGGACGTGCTGCCGGACCGGCTCACCAGGACGTCCGACCGCGCCGAGCTGGTGCGGGCCGGGGTCGACGCCATGTCGGTGCGGATCGGCCGCGCCCCCGGGCAGGTCAGCCAGGTGGCCCGCGAACTGGCCGTCAGCGAACGCCAGTTGCGCAACCTCTTCGCGGAGGGTGTGGGCCTGTCCCCCAAGCACTACGCCCGTATCAACCGCGTGCACGCGGTCCTCACCCACGCCACGACAGCTCCCTGGGCCGAACTCGCCACCGCCACGGGCTACTACGACCAGTCGCACATGACGTCCGACTTCCGCGACCTGATGGGCGTCCCGCCCCGCTCGTACTTCACCGGCCGGCTCCCCGCGGCCACCCCGTGCCAGGCGAACCCGCGGCCCCTGAAGCCGTAG
- a CDS encoding SDR family oxidoreductase, with protein MILVTGATGTIGSELVRQLAARGEKVRALTRDPAKAQVPPGVEVVRGDYLDPGSLEGATAGVTAAFLLGAPGPGSRHDQALVAAAAAAGVHRLVKLSAIGTGDPEVGPSGEWHVPGEQAVRDSGAEWTILRPSSFASNTLSWAQAVGRGEPVPNMTGDGLSGVIDPRDVSEVAARVLADGGHAGRTYTLTGPEAISVPEQAAVLASVLGRPVATRDLSPEETRDHLLTAWGFDEAQAAGVLAGTAFVRRGGNAVVTDDVPEVLGRSARTYREWAEDHRQAFTAG; from the coding sequence ATGATCCTCGTTACCGGTGCCACGGGCACCATCGGAAGTGAACTCGTACGACAGCTCGCGGCGCGCGGCGAGAAGGTCCGCGCCCTGACCCGCGACCCGGCGAAGGCCCAGGTGCCGCCGGGGGTGGAGGTGGTGCGCGGGGACTACCTCGACCCCGGCTCCCTGGAGGGCGCGACGGCGGGGGTGACGGCCGCGTTCCTGCTGGGCGCCCCCGGTCCGGGCTCGCGGCACGACCAGGCGCTGGTGGCGGCCGCGGCCGCGGCGGGCGTCCACCGGCTGGTGAAGCTCTCCGCGATCGGGACGGGTGATCCCGAGGTCGGTCCGTCCGGCGAGTGGCATGTGCCCGGGGAGCAGGCGGTGCGGGACAGCGGCGCCGAGTGGACGATCCTGCGCCCCTCGTCCTTCGCCTCCAACACGCTGAGCTGGGCGCAGGCCGTCGGGCGGGGCGAGCCGGTGCCGAACATGACCGGTGACGGACTGTCCGGGGTGATCGATCCGCGAGATGTGTCCGAGGTCGCGGCCCGGGTCCTCGCCGACGGCGGGCACGCGGGGCGGACGTACACCCTGACCGGACCCGAGGCGATCAGCGTCCCCGAGCAGGCCGCGGTACTCGCCTCGGTCCTCGGCCGGCCGGTCGCGACCCGGGATCTCTCGCCGGAGGAGACCCGCGACCACCTGCTCACCGCGTGGGGCTTCGACGAGGCGCAGGCGGCGGGCGTCCTGGCGGGTACGGCCTTCGTGCGCCGGGGCGGCAACGCGGTCGTCACGGACGATGTGCCGGAGGTGCTGGGCCGGTCGGCCCGGACGTACCGGGAGTGGGCGGAGGACCACCGGCAGGCGTTCACAGCGGGGTGA
- a CDS encoding MFS transporter gives MTAIIESRSRTPHRTQRTYSRWASLAVLCAGTLMTVLDGNIVTVAMPAIQSDLGFSASGLAWVVNAYLIAFGGLLLLAGRLGDLVGRKRMFTAGLAVFTVASVLCGVATGQGVLIAARALQGVGGAMTSAVVLGMLVALFPDPREQARAIAVFSAVGAGGASLGTFLGGALTEVLNWHWIFLINLPIGIVALLAASRVLAPDSGEGLGRGADYPGATLVTGALMLTVYVIVGAGDRGLTVTLLLAALAVALFVAFTVRQARTARPLLRLRLFRSRVLSGANAVQILMIATMYGFQFIAALYLQRVLGYGELATGTAFLPAPIVIGALMLGLSARTIGRFGAYRVLLAGLVLIVAGMALLSRAPVDGRYVTDVLPSLLLLGAGFAAAMPALTGLAMSGAREEDAGLASGLFNTTQVVGGSLALAVLSVLAASRTEGLVDGGAGRLAATAEGYQLAFGVGTGIAVVALGLAAGVLRPGRK, from the coding sequence ATGACGGCCATCATCGAGTCCCGTAGCCGGACACCGCACCGAACACAGCGAACGTACTCCCGCTGGGCCTCCCTTGCCGTCCTGTGCGCGGGGACGCTGATGACGGTCCTGGACGGCAACATCGTCACGGTCGCCATGCCGGCCATCCAGAGCGACCTCGGCTTCTCGGCCTCGGGCCTGGCGTGGGTCGTCAACGCCTATCTCATCGCCTTCGGCGGGCTGTTGCTGCTCGCCGGCCGGCTCGGCGACCTCGTGGGCCGCAAGCGGATGTTCACCGCGGGGCTCGCCGTGTTCACCGTGGCGTCCGTGCTGTGCGGGGTGGCGACCGGCCAGGGTGTGCTGATCGCGGCCCGCGCCTTGCAGGGCGTGGGCGGGGCGATGACCTCGGCCGTGGTCCTCGGCATGCTGGTCGCCCTGTTCCCCGACCCGCGCGAACAGGCCCGTGCCATCGCGGTGTTCAGCGCGGTCGGCGCCGGGGGCGCTTCCCTCGGCACGTTCCTGGGCGGGGCGCTGACCGAGGTCCTGAACTGGCACTGGATCTTCCTCATCAACCTCCCCATCGGCATCGTCGCCCTGCTGGCGGCGTCCCGTGTCCTGGCCCCGGACAGCGGGGAGGGACTCGGCAGGGGCGCCGACTATCCCGGCGCGACGCTGGTCACGGGCGCCCTGATGCTCACGGTCTACGTCATCGTCGGCGCCGGCGACCGCGGACTGACCGTCACGCTCCTGCTGGCCGCCCTCGCCGTCGCGCTCTTCGTGGCGTTCACCGTCCGCCAGGCACGGACCGCCCGGCCGCTGCTGCGGCTGCGGCTGTTCCGCTCCCGGGTGCTGAGCGGTGCGAACGCCGTGCAGATCCTGATGATCGCCACCATGTACGGCTTCCAGTTCATCGCCGCGCTCTATCTCCAACGCGTCCTGGGCTACGGCGAGTTGGCCACGGGTACGGCGTTCCTGCCGGCACCGATCGTGATCGGGGCGCTGATGCTCGGCCTGTCGGCGCGGACCATCGGGCGGTTCGGCGCGTACCGGGTGCTGCTCGCCGGGCTCGTCCTCATCGTCGCCGGCATGGCTCTGCTGAGTCGCGCACCCGTCGACGGCCGCTATGTCACCGACGTACTCCCGTCGCTGCTCCTGCTGGGCGCCGGGTTCGCCGCGGCGATGCCCGCGCTGACCGGGCTGGCCATGTCGGGGGCGCGGGAGGAGGACGCGGGGCTGGCGTCCGGACTGTTCAACACCACCCAGGTGGTGGGTGGTTCGCTGGCACTGGCGGTGCTGTCGGTACTGGCGGCGAGCCGGACGGAGGGGCTGGTCGACGGCGGTGCGGGGCGCCTCGCGGCGACGGCCGAGGGGTATCAGCTCGCCTTCGGGGTCGGGACCGGGATCGCGGTGGTGGCGTTGGGGCTGGCGGCGGGAGTACTGCGGCCGGGACGGAAGTGA
- a CDS encoding winged helix-turn-helix transcriptional regulator: MSQRNTGVTVQAVNAHACPVREVLDRVSGKWSVQILVAAAHGPIRFTELERSIEGISRRMLTLTLRNLERDGLVTRTVYPTVPPKVEYELTTAARELHETLQRLTDWAERNRVYIAESRAAYDTEHQPELVDV, translated from the coding sequence ATGTCCCAGAGGAACACCGGTGTTACCGTCCAGGCAGTGAACGCGCACGCCTGCCCCGTCCGCGAAGTTCTTGACAGGGTCTCCGGCAAATGGAGCGTCCAGATCCTGGTGGCCGCCGCCCACGGACCCATCCGCTTCACCGAGTTGGAGCGCAGCATCGAGGGCATCAGCCGCCGCATGCTGACCCTGACGCTGCGCAACCTGGAGCGCGACGGACTCGTGACCCGTACCGTGTATCCGACGGTCCCGCCCAAAGTCGAGTACGAACTCACCACGGCGGCCAGGGAGTTGCACGAGACCCTGCAGCGCCTGACCGACTGGGCCGAGCGCAACAGGGTCTACATCGCCGAGTCGAGGGCCGCCTACGACACCGAGCACCAGCCGGAGCTGGTCGACGTGTAG